The genome window AGTGCCAAGTTGTCTTCGGGGATCGTATTTATCTACTCCAGAAATGTTTTTCAATTCGCCATAAACGGTTTGTGAGGGCAATCTACTTTCACGTGGGGGCAAATTAACTGCCGGAGCACGTAAAGTATCGTCATCCGCATCTTCCGAGCCAAAATTGAAGCCTGTATACTGCAGTTTATCGCCCTTTGTTCCAAACAGCACCGTGTACATATTTGTAGTAAACAGAAGTATAATAATGATGATTACCGCCACAACCAACGCCCAAAATCCATATTCAATTCGGTGTCTGGGAATATTTTCCTGTGTAGGTTTACTTTCTTCTAAAAGGCGAGGATCCAGAGTTTTGGTAAGCTCCGCTCCCTGCACCGGAGGCAAATTCTTTATGGCTTCAGCCAGTTTCTCAAGGCTTGCAAAGCGCTGAGATATGTTGCGATGCAAGCATTCCGCTAAAATATTATTGATATCCAAAGTGGCATTGCTAATAGGAATAAACTTGTTAGTTCTGAGGCGACCGGTTTCATATAAATTCTGATACAAGGTATTCTGTGCCAATAACTGGGCGATTATTGCTCCAATGGCAAACACTTCTTCGCGTTCATCAACTTCCTCATAGAATATGCCGCTGGAAAGGATGATTGGCTCTTGATCATCATTGAGCAACACCCCATTCAAAGTCAGATTTGATATAGTAAGACCGTGTTTTCTTACTGATTGTGCGCTTCTAATCAGCTTGAGTGCTAAAATGCGTACATTCTCTTCAGTAATGCGCTCCGGATTGTATTTGCGGATTTCTGCTAAGGATACTCCATGCACATATTCCACCGCCATATAAGCAGGAGAATGACTCTGATTGACTTCTTCCACTTGCGCAATGGATGAATCTTTTATTTTTCCGAGCCGCGATAGCCTCATTTGCAGCCCAAATAAGGTTTCCATATTTTGGAAACTGGATTTAAAGAAAACTTTTAACACATACTCTTTGTTATTTTTTTCTGCGATATATTTGATGCCTTCCACGTCCTTATTGAGCATTCTAAGTATCTTATAGCCACGAAACTCATCTCCCGGATCTAACAAAGTAAAGTTCTTGTTTACTGCTTCTTGCGCTCTGGCAAGATCTGAAGTTGCAGTTACGGATAATTGATCCGGCTGCTCGAAGACACTGCTACTTAACTCTACTTTTTCTCCGCAGTTAGGACAAAACTTTGCCTTATCCGGTATGCTTGTTCCGCAGTTAATACAGAAATGTGCTATTTTTTCCCCCAAATCATGCTTACTCTGCTTTGGTTTTGTTTACCATTAATCCTACTTGTTTGCCGTTGATATCTACTTGCGGCAAATTGCTATCAGCGCTTTTTTGGATAGTATCCGCAAGTGTTTCACTCTTAATAAATTCGCCATATTCATTGATGGCAGCCTCAATTTCTGCATCGCCATAATAGCCTATTATGATGCGATCCATAATCTCAAAACCCTGTTCTTTGCGAGAATACTGGATTTTATTTACCAGCTCACGCGCTAATCCTTCCCGGATAAGAACTTCGCTAAGACTCGTATCCAGAGCCACAAAGATGTCTTTCA of Candidatus Cloacimonadota bacterium contains these proteins:
- a CDS encoding SUMF1/EgtB/PvdO family nonheme iron enzyme produces the protein MGEKIAHFCINCGTSIPDKAKFCPNCGEKVELSSSVFEQPDQLSVTATSDLARAQEAVNKNFTLLDPGDEFRGYKILRMLNKDVEGIKYIAEKNNKEYVLKVFFKSSFQNMETLFGLQMRLSRLGKIKDSSIAQVEEVNQSHSPAYMAVEYVHGVSLAEIRKYNPERITEENVRILALKLIRSAQSVRKHGLTISNLTLNGVLLNDDQEPIILSSGIFYEEVDEREEVFAIGAIIAQLLAQNTLYQNLYETGRLRTNKFIPISNATLDINNILAECLHRNISQRFASLEKLAEAIKNLPPVQGAELTKTLDPRLLEESKPTQENIPRHRIEYGFWALVVAVIIIIILLFTTNMYTVLFGTKGDKLQYTGFNFGSEDADDDTLRAPAVNLPPRESRLPSQTVYGELKNISGVDKYDPRRQLGTSEEESPTVKPLVSPSRPGPNYVYLEPGTYGFGRLSNNQAHNVSLSGFYISKYEVTQAQWNRFMKPANVSAVGDKLPVDNISWFDIAIFCNGLSEAENLNPAYRIRGIGASRVVTCDFDANGYRLPTEAEWEYAAKAGNMFIYSGSDNPDDIAWYRDNSAGKLRQPGLKNPNDFGLYDCTGNVSEWVWDWFDANYIRALPTFVNPHGPNTGTQKTIRGGNVMNSEGRNLNILWRDKGDPNRGYQFVGFRLVRTK